From Rhodococcus sp. B7740:
TCCTGCCGTTGCTGTATCCGCCGACGTTCAGGCCGATTCCCGTCCGCAACGAATACCGTGCGGTGACCGCGGCGGCAGAACCCGACGGTCCGGGAAGAGATCCGCTGCTACCGAGCACGGCGTCAACAGCCCCGGCGCGCAGTGCGGACGGTGTGAAGTCCGGTGAGCTCGCGTCCTCGACGGTGATGCCCGCAGCCGCGCAATCGGCAGCCATGCGACTCACCACCTGGGCGCGGCGCGCGTCCGGTCCCCGGTAGCCCACACGAACGGTCAGAGCATTCTCGCCCGCAGCCTCGAGTTCTCGGCTCGCCTGGTCCAGATCCGAGCGCTGGTATCGATCGCCCACCACCGTTGCGACCGACGGATACTCGAGCGTGTCGGGCTGGACGAGACGAGAGTCGACGACGCCCGAGCCCAGGCCTGCCGCCTCCGCCTCGAAACCGGGGTGACCCAGAGTGTCGAACAGGTCCGACCGCGGGATGCACGCGGCCACTGCTCGACGAGCACTCGCATCGGCCAGCACCCCCTGAGTGGCGAACGTCAACTGCTCGACGCCCCGCGACGGTTCCTCGGTCGTCGTGAATCCCTCGGTGGTCCCGAGGTCGACGGCACCGGCACCGTGGTCGATCACGTCCAACGATCCGTCCGCGGACTTCGCGGCCAGGTCGGTGCCCTTGGGCCAGACGACCACCTGCTGGGTCTGGGGTGGGTTTCCCCACCAGGCCTCGTTCGCCACGAGCACGAGACCGTCCTCGGCGGTGTAGGACTCGATGCGGTAGGGGCCGGCCGAGGGCAGTAGCGCGAGGTCGATCGAGCCCGGTGTCAGGGTCCAGCCGGTGTTCCAGAAGTCGGCGATGCGGGTCACCACGTCGTCGTCCTCGGCCAGGATGGGATCGACGACGTTCGGCACGCCCGCTGCGCGAGCCGCGACATGTGCCGGTAGCAGGTCAGTGGCTCCGAACAGGGCACGCCAGTTCTGGTAGCTGCGGCCGGACGCGAAGACGACCGTCGCTTCCTTGGCCCCCGGTACGCAATCGATGCGCTCGATGTCGGAGTACCCGGCCGTCGACGCCGCGTCGAACAGGGGGCGGTCGGTGGCGAACTTTCCACTGTTCGCCGCCCACGCCAACACCAGATCGTCACAGGCCATCGGCGCACCGTCCGAGTACGTCGCCGCGGGGGCGATGGAGTACTGCACGGTCAGGGTGTCGCCGGGAACCACGGACACGGTTCCGATGTCGTTGTCCGACAACGCGTCTCCCTCGGGCCCGAGATAGCTGAAGCCCACCTGCACCCGAGTGAACGCCTGCCGGGCTCCCGACGCCGCGCCGTCGACGGTTCTCGCGTTGTAGGTGTCGACCACGTTGTCGAACGAATAGCCGATCGAGGGCACCTTGTCTTCGGGCGACGAGCACGCAGTGATGGACACCGCACCGACACTCGCTGCCACCAGTGCCGCGCTCCACCGTCGTTTCACGTGCACTCTCCGTCCCTGTCGAGGATGGACATCTACCGTCGCTTCTTGCTTCGCTTTCCGGTGGGCCGGTTGCCCGGCTGCGGAGCCGACGCCTTCGGGGCGGCCACACCGACGGCCACCGGTTCCGGAGCGTGGCCTGCTGCACGAGCTGCCGCTTCGGCACGCTTGGAGTGGACCTTGCGCGTGTGAACTGCGACGGGACCCCACTTCTCCTTGAGCGTCACCAGCAACGGAGTGGCGAAGAAGATCGACGAGTAGGCACCGACGATCATGCCGACCAGCTGTACCAGAGCCAGGTCCTTCAGTGTGCCCACTCCGAGCAGCCATACCGCGATGATCATCAGTGCGATCACCGGGAGGACACCGATCACGGTGGTGTTGATCGAGCGCATCAGGGTCTGGTTGACGGCCAGGTTGGCCTGTTCGGCGTACGTCTTGCGATGCAGGTTGAGGATGCCGCGAGTGTTCTCCTCGACCTTGTCGAACACCACCACCGAGTCGTACAGAGAGAAACCGAGGATCGTCAACAGGCCGATCACGGTTGCAGGCGTCACCTCGAACCCGACGAGCGAGTACACGCCTGCGGTCACCAGGAGGTCGAATGCCAGGGCGGCCAGCGCCGCCAACGCCATGTCTCGCTCGTATCGGACACCTATGTAGATGCTGACGATCACCAGGAAGACCACGAGAGCGATCAGGGCTTTCTGGGTGATCTGGCTACCCCACGTCTCACTGACGTCGGACACACTGATGGCGTTGGGGGTCGCGGTACCGGAGTTGTCCTGCGGCTGGAATGCCTCGAACAACGCCTGGCGAAGGGTGTCCACTTCGGCGGGGTCGAGTGCTTCGGAGCGAATCTGCACCGTTGCTGCGGCACCCGAACCGACGGTCTGCACCGACACCGGCGGCATGCCGAGCGAGTCGTCGTACACGGTTTCGACCTGCTCGGTGGTGATGTTGTCGGCCGCGGGCAGCGCGATCCGCGTTCCGCCCTCGAAATCGATACCGAGGGTGAAGCCGCGGACGACGAAGCTCAGCAGGCACACCAGCACGATGACGCCGGTGAGGATGTAGTAGAACCGACGACGACCGACGATGTCGAAGGCACCGGTACCGGTGTACAGCCTGGACAACCAGCTGTGCTTGGGCTGGGCGGATTGATCGACACCCGAGTCGTCGAGGGGCGATGGGGTCGACGTGGTCGTGTCCGACATGTCATGCCTCCTTCGACGGCGCAGCGCCGGTCTTGACGGCGAGTGCCTTGTTGGCTGCGCGCTTGCGTTCGAGCGCGATCTGCTGGACGGCACCGAGACCGTTGACGGACGGCTTGGACCAGAACGTGGATTTCGACGCCAGGTACACCAGCGGCCACGTCACCAGCACCACGACGATGATGTCCAGGATCGTCGTGAGCCCGAGGGTGAACGCGAAGCCGCGGACCTGACCGACGGCCAACACGTAGA
This genomic window contains:
- the secF gene encoding protein translocase subunit SecF — translated: MSDTTTSTPSPLDDSGVDQSAQPKHSWLSRLYTGTGAFDIVGRRRFYYILTGVIVLVCLLSFVVRGFTLGIDFEGGTRIALPAADNITTEQVETVYDDSLGMPPVSVQTVGSGAAATVQIRSEALDPAEVDTLRQALFEAFQPQDNSGTATPNAISVSDVSETWGSQITQKALIALVVFLVIVSIYIGVRYERDMALAALAALAFDLLVTAGVYSLVGFEVTPATVIGLLTILGFSLYDSVVVFDKVEENTRGILNLHRKTYAEQANLAVNQTLMRSINTTVIGVLPVIALMIIAVWLLGVGTLKDLALVQLVGMIVGAYSSIFFATPLLVTLKEKWGPVAVHTRKVHSKRAEAAARAAGHAPEPVAVGVAAPKASAPQPGNRPTGKRSKKRR
- a CDS encoding ABC transporter substrate-binding protein produces the protein MHVKRRWSAALVAASVGAVSITACSSPEDKVPSIGYSFDNVVDTYNARTVDGAASGARQAFTRVQVGFSYLGPEGDALSDNDIGTVSVVPGDTLTVQYSIAPAATYSDGAPMACDDLVLAWAANSGKFATDRPLFDAASTAGYSDIERIDCVPGAKEATVVFASGRSYQNWRALFGATDLLPAHVAARAAGVPNVVDPILAEDDDVVTRIADFWNTGWTLTPGSIDLALLPSAGPYRIESYTAEDGLVLVANEAWWGNPPQTQQVVVWPKGTDLAAKSADGSLDVIDHGAGAVDLGTTEGFTTTEEPSRGVEQLTFATQGVLADASARRAVAACIPRSDLFDTLGHPGFEAEAAGLGSGVVDSRLVQPDTLEYPSVATVVGDRYQRSDLDQASRELEAAGENALTVRVGYRGPDARRAQVVSRMAADCAAAGITVEDASSPDFTPSALRAGAVDAVLGSSGSLPGPSGSAAAVTARYSLRTGIGLNVGGYSNGRIDSIIDQLAVTDDPERVLALATEGENILWNDMPSLPLYNEPRTTVVSDGMQDVVPNPTAAGAGWNMDRWVLLR